A single window of Pseudanabaenaceae cyanobacterium SKYG29 DNA harbors:
- a CDS encoding fatty acid desaturase: MTLTATVSPRFSWVNVIFFGVFHLAACAAPFYFSWQGLGMMLFLHWLLGSLGICLGYHRLISHRSFQVPRWLEYVFVTLGALALQGGPVFWAGNHRQHHGFTEDVDKDPYSAKRGFWWSHMDWVLRARPEHFLLENYCNYAPEIAADPYYLFLEKYFVFLQIPLALLIYGIGASQGLGLSFLVYGVFVRAVFLWHTTWLINSACHKWGYRNFPDVEDHSTNLWWAALLTYGEGWHNNHHAYPKSARSGLHWWEIDLTWGVIRLLEIVGLAKKVYLPAPWQNS, translated from the coding sequence ATGACATTGACTGCGACTGTATCCCCTCGATTTAGTTGGGTGAACGTAATCTTTTTTGGCGTTTTTCATCTCGCCGCCTGTGCCGCTCCCTTCTATTTTTCCTGGCAGGGATTGGGCATGATGCTATTTTTACACTGGCTGTTGGGTAGTCTGGGCATTTGTCTGGGCTATCACCGTCTTATCAGTCATCGTAGTTTCCAAGTACCCCGTTGGCTAGAGTATGTTTTTGTTACTTTAGGGGCATTGGCACTCCAGGGTGGTCCTGTGTTCTGGGCTGGTAATCACCGCCAACATCACGGTTTTACCGAAGATGTCGATAAAGACCCCTATTCAGCCAAGCGGGGGTTCTGGTGGAGTCACATGGATTGGGTGCTGCGCGCCAGACCTGAACATTTTCTGCTGGAGAACTACTGCAACTATGCTCCTGAAATCGCTGCTGACCCCTATTACCTCTTTCTAGAAAAGTACTTTGTCTTCTTGCAAATCCCCCTGGCACTGCTAATCTATGGCATCGGTGCGAGCCAAGGTTTGGGGCTGTCCTTTTTGGTCTATGGGGTGTTTGTGCGGGCGGTTTTCCTCTGGCATACGACTTGGCTGATTAACTCTGCCTGCCACAAGTGGGGCTATCGCAATTTCCCTGATGTGGAAGACCATTCTACTAACCTGTGGTGGGCAGCTCTTCTGACCTACGGTGAAGGTTGGCATAACAATCACCATGCCTATCCCAAATCCGCTCGATCGGGGTTGCACTGGTGGGAGATTGATTTGACCTGGGGTGTAATTCGTCTGTTGGAGATCGTAGGGTTGGCGAAAAAGGTCTATCTCCCCGCGCCGTGGCAGAATAGTTAA